A genomic stretch from Streptomyces sp. QL37 includes:
- a CDS encoding alpha/beta hydrolase — MALSSDPPSVPFSPPAPPDPAALPLPSPSRPAAGVRLLRAAVYRLLEGRRPLELDVWLPEDTGTHVPLVVFVHGGGWHTGLRDNMGPRLHSWQPGPFARLVRAGFAVACLDYRLSGEAHFPAQRDDVAAALRWLNTRAEELGVDASRTVLWGESAGAHLAALAALSARAEGIAPVRGCVCWYVPSDLGALAEDHGGRYDALDPGTYEARLLGAPAGADPERARAASPVAHVTAQAPPFLLLHGTADTAVPTRQSVRLADALREAGVPVELRLVEGAQHLWMGVPDEQVIDCFERSVEFTRARTR; from the coding sequence ATGGCACTGTCTTCCGATCCTCCGTCCGTCCCTTTCTCGCCTCCCGCCCCGCCGGACCCGGCCGCGCTTCCGCTGCCGTCCCCCTCGCGCCCGGCGGCGGGCGTGAGGCTGCTGCGCGCAGCGGTCTACCGGCTGCTGGAGGGGCGCAGGCCACTGGAGCTGGACGTGTGGCTGCCGGAGGACACCGGTACTCACGTCCCCCTCGTCGTGTTCGTGCACGGAGGCGGCTGGCACACCGGCCTGCGGGACAACATGGGGCCCCGCCTCCACTCCTGGCAGCCGGGACCGTTCGCCCGTCTCGTCCGGGCCGGCTTCGCCGTCGCGTGCCTCGACTACCGGCTCAGCGGCGAGGCGCACTTCCCCGCCCAGCGGGACGATGTCGCCGCCGCTCTGCGCTGGCTGAACACCCGCGCCGAAGAGCTGGGAGTGGACGCGTCCCGCACCGTCCTGTGGGGGGAGTCCGCGGGCGCGCACCTGGCCGCCCTCGCCGCTCTCTCGGCGCGGGCGGAGGGCATCGCCCCGGTCCGCGGCTGCGTGTGCTGGTACGTGCCGAGTGATCTGGGCGCCCTCGCCGAGGACCATGGCGGCCGCTACGACGCCCTCGACCCGGGCACGTACGAAGCGCGGCTCCTCGGAGCGCCGGCCGGCGCGGACCCGGAGAGGGCGAGGGCGGCGAGTCCGGTGGCCCATGTCACCGCGCAGGCCCCTCCCTTCCTCCTGCTGCACGGGACGGCCGACACCGCTGTTCCCACCCGGCAGAGCGTCCGACTGGCCGACGCGCTGCGGGAGGCGGGGGTACCCGTGGAGCTGCGCCTGGTCGAGGGGGCCCAACACCTGTGGATGGGTGTTCCCGACGAGCAGGTCATCGACTGTTTCGAACGCTCCGTGGAGTTCACCCGCGCGCGTACCCGCTGA
- a CDS encoding quercetin 2,3-dioxygenase — protein MTMEYATQYRTRSHIPPEPGKPYFIEKGMGDRAHLFGDLVTVYAGGEQTENAFNFFTVEGAKGDIIPAHMHTDTYEVFYIGSGAARLFVEDQEGEQYEKLLTTGDFGFVPKNCPHAYRIERHHSQIIGVAAGPGGTFERFFENLGTPTEELTLPREPYVPEPRKFGTVPEQFDVHFMPGQQWRTQD, from the coding sequence ATGACCATGGAGTACGCCACCCAGTACCGCACCCGCTCCCACATCCCCCCTGAGCCGGGCAAGCCGTATTTCATCGAGAAGGGAATGGGCGACCGGGCCCACCTCTTCGGTGACCTCGTGACCGTCTATGCCGGTGGGGAGCAGACCGAGAACGCCTTCAACTTCTTCACCGTCGAGGGGGCAAAGGGGGACATCATCCCCGCCCACATGCATACGGACACCTACGAGGTCTTCTACATCGGCAGCGGCGCGGCGCGGCTCTTCGTCGAGGACCAGGAAGGTGAGCAGTACGAAAAGCTGCTGACCACCGGCGACTTCGGTTTCGTACCCAAGAACTGTCCGCACGCCTACCGCATCGAGCGCCATCACAGCCAGATCATCGGGGTGGCCGCAGGTCCGGGCGGCACCTTCGAGCGCTTCTTCGAGAACCTCGGGACACCGACCGAGGAGCTGACCCTGCCCCGCGAGCCGTACGTCCCCGAGCCGCGGAAGTTCGGCACGGTGCCGGAGCAGTTCGATGTGCACTTCATGCCCGGTCAGCAGTGGCGCACCCAGGACTGA
- a CDS encoding VOC family protein, with translation MIRWTYAFIDRPAAVAGRAAGFWSAVTGTQVSTPWGERGEFTTLLPERADACLAVQAVGDEGGAHPDLAVDDMTAFTEQALRLGALEKARQPELTVLRSPGGQPFCVVPWRGQRARPPVLTGPGGTTSRLDQICLDVSPALFDAEVAFWAALTGWDARPGVHREFHVLRPPRDLPVHLLVQRLVEPRPASAHLDLACSDLAAGRAHHEGLGAGFVRDGDGWTVMRDPAGGIYCLTGRDPVTGE, from the coding sequence GTGATCCGCTGGACATACGCCTTCATCGACCGGCCCGCGGCAGTCGCCGGCCGTGCCGCCGGCTTCTGGAGCGCGGTCACCGGCACCCAGGTCTCCACGCCGTGGGGCGAGCGGGGCGAATTCACCACCCTGCTCCCGGAGCGAGCCGACGCCTGCCTCGCGGTGCAGGCGGTGGGGGACGAGGGCGGGGCCCATCCCGATCTGGCGGTGGACGACATGACCGCCTTCACCGAACAAGCCCTTCGGCTGGGCGCGCTGGAAAAGGCCCGACAGCCGGAACTGACCGTCCTGCGCTCCCCCGGCGGCCAGCCCTTCTGCGTCGTGCCCTGGCGGGGCCAGCGGGCGCGGCCGCCGGTCCTGACCGGTCCCGGCGGCACCACGAGCCGGCTGGACCAGATCTGCCTCGACGTGTCACCGGCCCTGTTCGACGCGGAGGTCGCGTTCTGGGCGGCGCTGACCGGCTGGGATGCGCGCCCGGGCGTCCACCGGGAGTTCCACGTGCTCCGCCCGCCGCGGGACCTGCCCGTCCATCTGCTCGTCCAGCGCCTGGTCGAGCCCCGCCCCGCCTCGGCGCATCTGGATCTGGCCTGCTCGGACCTGGCGGCCGGCCGGGCGCATCACGAAGGGCTCGGCGCCGGGTTCGTGCGCGACGGCGACGGCTGGACGGTGATGCGGGACCCGGCGGGCGGCATCTACTGCCTCACCGGGCGTGATCCCGTGACCGGCGAGTAA
- a CDS encoding GH92 family glycosyl hydrolase, whose protein sequence is MPSRPSPARRLAARAAAIALACTLAGAVVPPAAEADALVARPTAYVDPMIGTANGGNTYPGAVRPYGMIAWSPTSTTGDQTSTGAANGYEYGVTRMRGLSLTHVNGAGCNPGAAGDVPIMPFVGDVTSSPSADTKDAVYASGFSHDNERAVPGRYTVGLDSGATADLAVSERAGVADFSFPADRPANLLFRVSNSLNGSEDAEIEIDTAHRKVTGSVLTGAFCGRRANGGTNNRKSYYRLYFSASFDRAFSTTGTWRDGTLAPGTTSGSGGEGYATGADRAGRGSGGWVGFDTTADDDVRMRIGISYVSQAGAEANLRQEIAPRASVDDVARAGSAAWDRELASARIGGGSDAQRTAFYTALYHSLMQPNLISDRDGRYPGMDGKPHRVTRGQKAQYSNFSGWDQYRAQIQLLALLKPRIAGDFAQSLYNFARQNGGVWDRWVHVNGATHVMTGDPTAATLATFYAMGVRNFDYEGAFESLARQATVPHPDGLSDAGCPGQCTGQRPNLAQYLESHYAAQDVCHCWGGAAETLEDAVADAALGRWARLLGRDEEADAFEERGLWWRNVFNPEAGDGAGNTGYIQARDLDGSWVTPFSPGSDRGFAQGTSATYTWMVPQDVQGLAEAMGGRDVAAERLDGFFHKADGSWSVKGGDALRYDPTNEPGIHAPWLYNALGQPWKTQETVREIVNTVYGTGPRGLPGNDDLGTMSAWYVYSALGLYPQTPGSATMLLGAPLFPSAVLDRPQGGDIRISAPEADATHPYIDAVRVDGRTADRSWTDARLVTRGGSLTYRLADRPNTSWATGPAGLPQ, encoded by the coding sequence ATGCCCTCCAGACCGTCCCCGGCCCGGCGTCTCGCCGCACGGGCCGCCGCGATCGCCCTCGCCTGCACACTCGCCGGAGCCGTCGTGCCGCCGGCCGCCGAGGCCGACGCGCTGGTCGCGCGCCCCACTGCCTACGTGGACCCGATGATCGGCACGGCGAACGGCGGCAACACCTATCCCGGCGCGGTCCGCCCGTACGGCATGATCGCCTGGTCCCCGACCAGCACCACGGGCGACCAGACGAGCACCGGGGCGGCCAACGGTTACGAGTACGGGGTGACCCGGATGCGCGGCCTGAGCCTCACCCATGTCAACGGCGCCGGGTGCAACCCCGGCGCCGCGGGCGACGTACCGATCATGCCGTTCGTCGGCGACGTCACCTCCTCGCCCTCCGCCGACACGAAGGACGCGGTCTACGCGTCCGGCTTCTCGCACGACAACGAGCGCGCCGTTCCCGGCCGTTACACCGTCGGACTGGACTCCGGCGCCACCGCGGACCTGGCCGTCAGTGAGCGTGCCGGAGTGGCCGACTTCAGCTTCCCGGCGGACAGGCCCGCCAATCTGCTCTTCCGGGTGTCCAACTCCCTGAACGGCAGCGAGGACGCCGAGATCGAGATCGACACCGCCCACCGCAAGGTGACCGGTTCGGTGCTCACCGGGGCGTTCTGCGGCAGGCGCGCCAATGGCGGTACCAACAACCGCAAGAGCTACTACCGGCTCTACTTCAGCGCCTCCTTCGACCGGGCCTTCTCCACCACGGGCACCTGGCGCGACGGCACCCTCGCTCCGGGCACCACAAGCGGAAGCGGCGGCGAGGGATACGCCACCGGGGCAGACCGCGCCGGGCGCGGTTCCGGCGGCTGGGTGGGCTTCGACACCACGGCCGACGACGACGTCCGCATGCGGATCGGGATCTCCTACGTCAGCCAGGCCGGCGCCGAGGCCAACCTCCGCCAGGAGATCGCGCCCAGGGCGAGCGTCGACGACGTGGCCCGGGCGGGATCCGCCGCCTGGGACCGCGAACTCGCCTCCGCGCGCATCGGGGGTGGCAGCGACGCGCAGCGCACCGCGTTCTACACCGCGCTGTACCACTCGCTGATGCAGCCGAACCTGATCAGCGACAGGGACGGCCGCTACCCGGGCATGGACGGCAAGCCGCACCGTGTGACGCGTGGCCAGAAGGCCCAGTACAGCAACTTCTCCGGCTGGGACCAGTACCGCGCCCAGATCCAGCTCCTGGCGCTCCTCAAACCCAGGATCGCGGGCGACTTCGCCCAGTCGCTCTACAACTTCGCCCGGCAGAACGGCGGCGTCTGGGACCGTTGGGTGCACGTCAACGGCGCCACACACGTGATGACGGGCGACCCCACGGCCGCCACCCTCGCCACGTTCTACGCGATGGGCGTACGCAACTTCGACTACGAGGGTGCCTTCGAATCCCTGGCGCGGCAGGCCACGGTGCCCCACCCCGACGGCCTGTCCGACGCGGGGTGCCCCGGCCAGTGCACCGGCCAGCGGCCCAATCTCGCCCAGTACCTGGAGTCGCACTACGCGGCCCAGGACGTCTGCCACTGCTGGGGCGGTGCCGCCGAGACGCTGGAGGACGCGGTCGCGGACGCGGCACTCGGCCGGTGGGCCCGGCTGCTCGGGCGCGACGAGGAGGCCGACGCCTTCGAGGAGCGCGGCCTCTGGTGGCGCAACGTCTTCAACCCCGAGGCCGGCGACGGAGCCGGGAACACCGGCTACATCCAGGCGCGCGACCTCGACGGCTCCTGGGTGACCCCCTTCAGCCCGGGCAGCGACCGGGGCTTCGCGCAGGGCACCAGCGCCACGTACACCTGGATGGTCCCGCAGGACGTGCAGGGGCTGGCCGAGGCCATGGGCGGCCGGGACGTGGCGGCCGAGCGGCTGGACGGCTTCTTCCACAAGGCGGACGGCTCCTGGTCGGTCAAGGGCGGTGACGCGCTGCGCTACGACCCCACCAACGAGCCCGGCATCCACGCCCCTTGGCTCTACAACGCGCTGGGGCAGCCGTGGAAGACCCAGGAGACCGTACGGGAGATCGTGAACACCGTCTACGGGACCGGCCCGCGAGGACTGCCCGGCAACGACGACCTCGGCACGATGTCGGCCTGGTACGTCTACTCGGCCCTCGGCCTCTACCCGCAGACACCGGGCAGCGCCACCATGCTGCTGGGCGCGCCGCTGTTCCCGTCCGCGGTGCTGGACCGGCCGCAGGGCGGTGACATCCGGATCAGCGCCCCGGAGGCCGATGCGACACATCCGTACATCGACGCGGTGAGGGTCGACGGACGGACGGCCGACAGGTCGTGGACGGACGCCCGGCTGGTCACCCGTGGAGGGTCGCTGACCTACCGGCTCGCCGACCGGCCGAACACCTCCTGGGCCACAGGACCTGCGGGTCTTCCGCAATAG